Proteins from a single region of Theobroma cacao cultivar B97-61/B2 chromosome 10, Criollo_cocoa_genome_V2, whole genome shotgun sequence:
- the LOC18585698 gene encoding uncharacterized protein LOC18585698 has translation MPKLQEVKPAFKGIGLLGAYEIKWLDYKHVIIHLSNDQDCNRIWTRQQWFIAGQKIRIFKWPLEFEAKTESPIVPVWISFPNLKAHLYEKFALLLIVKTIGKPLFVDNATTKGSRPSMARVCVEYDCRKLPIDQVWIVTQKRNTGIVTNGYAQKVEFSHMPNYWDHCCHVGHNETNCLVLGNNSKSLGSMKPQLKGQPKPILNVSKTQTREKIDEEREDKAKGIMVEDIQPATKQTDMSKQSIWRVVSKVGKSGAKDLTENEIDVENRDADSVIPVSNRFQKIMEVDNHEDTTNSNLETVNK, from the coding sequence ATGCCGAAGTTACAGGAAGTCAAACCTGCCTTCAAAGGGATCGGTCTCTTAGGGGCCTACGAAATCAAATGGTTGGACTATAAACATGTCATTATTCATCTCTCCAACGACCAGGATTGTAACCGAATCTGGACAAGACAACAGTGGTTCATTGCTGGCCAGAAAATCAGGATCTTCAAGTGGCCACTGGAGTTTGAAGCGAAAACAGAATCACCAATAGTACCTGTGTGGATTTCCTTCCCGAACCTAAAAGCTCACCTATATGAAAAATTCGCCTTGCTACTGATTGTAAAAACGATTGGGAAACCACTTTTCGTGGATAATGCGACTACTAAAGGATCTCGGCCAAGCATGGCTCGAGTCTGTGTGGAATACGATTGCAGGAAATTGCCTATAGATCAAGTTTGGATTGTAACTCAAAAAAGGAATACAGGTATAGTTACTAATGGCTATGCGCAAAAGGTTGAGTTCTCTCATATGCCAAACTACTGGGACCATTGTTGCCATGTTGGGCACAATGAAACCAATTGTTTGGTCCTAGGGAACAATTCTAAGTCATTGGGTTCCATGAAGCCACAGCTGAAGGGACAACCAAAACCAATTCTCAATGTGTCGAAGACTCAGACTCGAGAAAAGATAGATGAGGAAAGAGAAGACAAAGCGAAAGGAATAATGGTTGAAGACATTCAGCCTGCAACAAAACAGACAGATATGTCGAAACAGAGCATCTGGAGAGTGGTCAGTAAAGTCGGAAAGAGTGGGGCAAAAGATTTAACCGAGAATGAAATAGACGTTGAAAATAGAGATGCCGACTCAGT